The Sander vitreus isolate 19-12246 chromosome 5, sanVit1, whole genome shotgun sequence genome includes a region encoding these proteins:
- the LOC144517561 gene encoding C2 calcium-dependent domain-containing protein 4C has product MWVFGKIRESMESIPLELSRYMGKSEEDIVLSSKASLSHNLHINILTPDTIPEFCLPPRLCKRSPLLEAKTMAPYLDHQNQMPENSTSSNTTHVKTKDVKTKNSDASMAWKATKKPLPFSAEGYGLAGIYESLNTRRKESLFHSVGPVYMYDRSFTAAPKLAKVTNLPNKTFTSLSGFLPLFSSKNLSKTGSTGSETPSSSDSSPLSSSYSAKSSLYFPSGNGRLKGSISCPSLIDSREDRGRWKRGLLSLTNSPSSPPSLEGSSLTLAPPVLFPLDVLQCQERLQHEQVLPLQGRGKVRLFAEHITFSTNTFSSLSTVRVRVVSVEGPWDDTDRRTLNCAVNLCLTPGKLQQQESSTIRNCRSPVFNEDFFFTELRREDLQELQLCLKVVDKPAAGTLRRGTVIGVITKPLSQLLPLKKTVEE; this is encoded by the coding sequence ATGTGGGTCTTTGGGAAGATTAGGGAGAGCATGGAGAGCATTCCTCTAGAGCTGAGTCGTTACATGGGGAAGAGTGAGGAGGATATCGTTCTGTCTTCTAAGGCCAGTCTTTCTCACAATCTGCACATCAACATCCTCACCCCAGACACGATCCCAGAGTTCTGCCTGCCCCCCAGGCTTTGCAAAAGAAGCCCGCTGCTGGAAGCTAAGACAATGGCCCCTTACCTAGACCACCAGAACCAGATGCCCGAGAACAGCACTTCTTCAAACACTACACATGTAAAGACGAAGGATGTGAAGACGAAGAATAGTGATGCATCAATGGCTTGGAAGGCTACAAAGAAACCTTTGCCATTCTCTGCAGAGGGGTATGGTCTGGCTGGGATATATGAGAGCCTCAACACTCGAAGGAAAGAGTCTTTGTTCCACTCAGTGGGCCCCGTTTACATGTATGATAGAAGCTTTACTGCAGCACCCAAGCTGGCAAAAGTTACAAACCTGCCAAACAAAACTTTCACTTCACTATCAGGGTTTCTCCCTCTGTTTTCATCCAAGAACCTATCAAAGACAGGAAGCACTGGAAGTGAAACACCTTCTTCCAGTGACTCATCTCCCCTCAGTTCCTCTTATAGTGCTAAATCCTCCCTCTACTTCCCATCAGGCAATGGCCGTCTTAAAGGATCAATCTCCTGTCCATCGTTAATTGACAGCagggaggacagagggaggTGGAAGAGAGGGCTTTTAAGTTTAACAAACTCGCCCAGTAGCCCTCCAAGCTTAGAGGGAAGCTCACTTACGTTAGCCCCACCTGTCCTGTTCCCCTTGGATGTTCTGCAGTGCCAGGAGAGACTTCAGCATGAGCAAGTCCTCCCTTTGCAAGGCCGTGGTAAAGTGCGCCTCTTCGCTGAGCACATCACCTTCTCCACCAACACGTTCTCATCCCTTTCCACAGTTAGAGTCCGTGTGGTGTCTGTAGAAGGCCCATGGGATGATACTGACCGACGAACCCTGAACTGTGCAGTGAATCTGTGCCTGACCCCGGGGAAGCTGCAGCAACAGGAGAGCTCCACCATCAGGAACTGTCGCAGCCCTGTGTTTAATGAAGATTTCTTCTTTACAGAGCTCAGGAGAGAGGATCTGCAGGAACTGCAGCTCTGTTTAAAAGTGGTGGATAAACCTGCAGCTGGAACATTGAGGAGAGGGACAGTGATTGGAGTAATCACCAAACCACTGTCTCAGTTACTCCctcttaaaaaaacagtagagGAATAA